A stretch of DNA from Besnoitia besnoiti strain Bb-Ger1 chromosome II, whole genome shotgun sequence:
aggcccaacatgcgcagcgcctgctgcgcctgacGCGAGACCGCCGGTCGCttgcgcctgcgcatgcgcgccgtgCTTCCTTTTTCTGCGCCCGAATTCGTCGAAATCCTCGTCGTCGGAATCGTGGCGCCTGCGGTCTGCGGGGTCTTGCAGGTCAAAgtgccctccgccgcgtcccgTCCGCGGCTCGTCGTGGGTGCTCGGCTTGGGAGCGCTGCAGATGTTGCAGGTGTTCCTTCTCGCCCAGTTCACGTTCCCGCAGTGCGTGCACGGCCAGTCGCCCTGCTTGAAGAGCCCTGGTGGGCCCCCCAAGTTGGGGATGTCCTTCAGCGGGTCCCCGGTCTTTGGCTTGTTCTTCCCGCATCGGTTGCACCGCGTCCGCTTGGAAAAGTTGATGTTCCCGCACGCGGGGTCTTCGCACTGCCAGTCGCCCTCCTTCCGGACCCGCCCTCCGACCAAgtggggcgggggcggcgcggctgcgccttgggctccacggccgccgccgccgcgggccccgcGCAGGCTCGGAGGCCCGCCACGGaacgcctgcgcgtctccgcccgcggtcggaagcgccgcgtcgccgcccatGTAGCCGCCAGCCCCAGAGTGCGGCGAATGGGCCGGGGCGCCGGAGCCGTAGAAGCCTGCAGAGGAGGGGTAGCCGCCGCCCACATCTCCGTCAGAGACTGGGGGCCCGCAGCCCCCCAGCGGCGCGTACATGGGTGGTTGAGgagagcggaaggcgcggcgactgcgcgaGGTACGGAGAGAGAACCAGAAAACGCGGAGAGCAAgcgcggaggctggcgaggAGGGGCGAACGAAAGCTCGCGAAGGACGGCAAGCCCAGAGTGAATGGCCCCGAAAGGCCGGCAGACAAAGACAGAAGGCGCTAGACAAAGGGCTTCAAACAGCAGAGCAAGGGGTGAAAAAGCGAGTGAAAAGGAACGCGTAACCAGGACGAAGCACCGCGGCGAAACGAGAGCACAGACACGCGGATCCTGGTGGCGTGTGCGTCAGCATGTGCGCCGGAGAATCGGCACTTTGCACAATAAGGCGCTCCTGTGTGTGAAGGCGAACTCAAAAACGGAGGCGGGTGTCTAGAAAACGCGCTCGAGGGAAAGCGGGGACGAGCGTGAACGCGAAAACCGCGGGCGTTTGCCAAGAACCGTGGAATAAAAAAGAGAACACGAGTCGGAAGTCGAGAAAAAACAGCCACGTCCTGCCCCAATCCCAGAGTAAGCGTATGCCAGCTGCCGCTGAAAAGAAACCGTGGGGGGCGAACAAGAAAAAAGGATCATCAAGGAGCTTCAGAAGTTCTTTGCAGTCTTTCTCGTTCGCGATGCACACCGTCTCACGCGAGAAAAGAAGCGTTCCtcgaagaagctgcagcgcacCATCTACGCAGTTTTTCGTGTTTGCACTCTCGACTATAGGCCGTCTCTGAAACCAGAACGGCAGtcatctgctgcgcctcgtgaACGTTCGAGCGTCGTCAAACCCGTCTTTCCCCTTTTTTTGAACAACCTAAGTTGGAAACACGTTGGCGATCCTGAGCA
This window harbors:
- a CDS encoding ran binding protein (encoded by transcript BESB_039980), with amino-acid sequence MYAPLGGCGPPVSDGDVGGGYPSSAGFYGSGAPAHSPHSGAGGYMGGDAALPTAGGDAQAFRGGPPSLRGARGGGGRGAQGAAAPPPPHLVGGRVRKEGDWQCEDPACGNINFSKRTRCNRCGKNKPKTGDPLKDIPNLGGPPGLFKQGDWPCTHCGNVNWARRNTCNICSAPKPSTHDEPRTGRGGGHFDLQDPADRRRHDSDDEDFDEFGRRKRKHGAHAQAQATGGLASGAAGAAHVGPPSPSATLPPPLRQGQSAASAALPAGSALGAGGAERNGAHVEAAARGRPDANAVAAGAEGGRGPSLQGGADATESGCATDGVRGAFGGGAGSSFGEGDFVGVKLAFPPAPKRRLVSSSSSSSSSSSESESSRSPSRSRRSRRSRSRSRSDSRRRARRRSPSREENRRSRGGDSSAGASRSGGSSRRDRERERDRRSRSRSPRDHRGSSNPRR